In Spinacia oleracea cultivar Varoflay chromosome 5, BTI_SOV_V1, whole genome shotgun sequence, a single window of DNA contains:
- the LOC130461569 gene encoding uncharacterized protein — protein MPTDNSETHQDSYQNNGENGGNLDPYFIANSDSPTSSLVSAVFNGSNYLRWKRNVMRALIAKNKEVSWILSSMNNELADDFGYIDNAGELWKELNERFGQSNRPLIYQLKKEIDSLKQENMTIVTYYGKLKKLWEEMQSLRAFPTCICGALNSCSCQILKKIAEFEEEEDRMMKFLLGLNGGFEGTVTNVLSMDPLPSINIVFAIAQQIEKQKEVSGAAVEASAMSSSAMAAQSYKGDQSQRFAGGKKYWKEIKKEKMHKICTHCKGKGHTVDQCFKLIGYPDWYNTIKASKGSQYQANGSRLVANVNSDPDVGDNPLDDQLHDSAGSVNNEMISAISKKF, from the exons ATGCCAACTGATAATTCTGAAACTCATCAAGATTCTTACCAGAACAATGGTGAAAATGGAGGTAACCTTGATCCTTATTTCATAGCTAATTCAGACAGTCCAACTTCTTCTTTAGTTTCTGCTGTTTTCAATGGTTCGAATTACTTGCGATGGAAAAGAAACGTTATGAGAGCATTAATTGCTAAGAACAAAGAAG TTAGTTGGATTTTAAGCTCTATGAACAATGAGCTAGCAGATGATTTTGGATACATTGATAATGCTGGAGAATTATGGAAGGAGTTAAATGAAAGGTTTGGACAGTCCAATAGACCTTTGATCTATCAATTGAAGAAGGAAATTGATAGTTTAAAACAGGAAAATATGACTATTGTTACCTATTATGGTAAGTTGAAGAAATTGTGGGAAGAAATGCAGAGTTTGAGGGCATTTCCTACTTGTATTTGTGGTGCTTTGAACAGCTGTAGTTGCCAAATTTTAAAGAAAATAGCTGAgttcgaagaagaagaagacagAATGATGAAGTTTTTATTAGGGTTAAATGGAGGATTTGAAGGAACTGTGACAAATGTGTTATCCATGGATCCTTTGCCAAGCATAAACATAGTTTTTGCTATCGCTCAGCAAATAGAGAAGCAGAAAGAAGTTAGTGGTGCAGCAGTCGAGGCTAGTGCTATGAGTAGCAGTGCTATGGCTGCTCAATCATACAAAGGTGATCAATCTCAGAGGTTTGCTGGTGGGAAGAAATACTGGAaagaaataaagaaagaaaaaatgcaCAAGATATGTACACATTGCAAAGGTAAGGGACACACTGTGGATCAGTGTTTCAAGCTCATAGGTTATCCTGATTGGTACAACACAATTAAGGCTTCAAAAGGATCACAGTATCAAGCAAATGGGAGCAGACTTGTTGCTAATGTAAACTCAGATCCTGATGTTGGAGATAATCCTCTTGATGATCAATTGCATGATTCTGCTGGTTCTGTGAACAATGAAATGATCAGTGCAATTTCCAAGAAGTTTTGA